One window from the genome of Elaeis guineensis isolate ETL-2024a chromosome 5, EG11, whole genome shotgun sequence encodes:
- the LOC105044787 gene encoding peroxidase RIP1, with protein MASLYSFLTYSMVILASLFLARAQLDPHFYDKLCPEALPTIRMMVEQAVAREPRMGASLLRLHFHDCFVNGCDGSILLDDTPTFTGEKTAAPNNNSVRGFDVVDSIKAAVNTACKGNVVSCADILAVAARDSVVALGGPSYEVQVGRRDSRTASRDAANNNIPAPTLNFSALLSNFQSHGLSMKDLVVLSGGHTIGQARCTNFRSRLYNETATIDATLASALKPVCPISGGDNNLSPLDQTPTSFDGVYFKGLLQKKGLLHSDQQLFNGDGSGSDGLVLYYGKNPDAFWEDFGVSMLKMGNMSPLTGPVGEIRMDCRKVN; from the exons ATGGCCTCTCTTTATTCTTTCTTGACGTATTCAATGGTCATTCTTGCTTCCTTATTCCTGGCGAGAGCTCAACTCGATCCCCACTTCTATGACAAGTTGTGCCCTGAAGCACTGCCGACAATTAGGATGATGGTTGAGCAAGCAGTAGCACGGGAACCACGCATGGGTGCATCGCTTCTCCGATTACATTTCCACGACTGCTTTGTTAAT GGGTGTGATGGGTCCATTTTGTTAGATGACACGCCTACCTTCACTGGGGAGAAGACAGCAGCCCCCAACAATAACTCTGTTAGGGGTTTTGACGTGGTTGACAGCATCAAGGCAGCAGTTAACACCGCTTGCAAAGGCAATGTGGTCTCTTGCGCTGATATCTTAGCGGTCGCCGCTCGTGACTCCGTTGTAGCG TTAGGAGGACCTTCATATGAGGTGCAAGTAGGTAGAAGGGACTCGAGGACGGCGAGCCGGGATGCTGCGAACAACAACATCCCAGCACCCACCTTGAACTTCTCAGCCCTGCTCTCCAACTTCCAGTCTCATGGGTTGTCCATGAAGGACCTGGTGGTCCTCTCTGGAGGCCACACAATTGGCCAGGCGAGGTGCACCAATTTCAGAAGCAGGCTCTACAATGAGACGGCCACCATTGATGCCACTCTCGCTAGCGCGTTGAAACCAGTGTGTCCGATCTCAGGAGGCGACAACAACCTCTCGCCGTTGGATCAGACGCCGACGAGCTTCGATGGGGTGTACTTCAAGGGGTTGTTGCAGAAGAAAGGGCTGCTGCATTCTGATCAGCAGCTGTTCAACGGGGATGGGAGTGGAAGTGATGGTCTGGTTTTGTACTACGGTAAGAATCCAGATGCGTTCTGGGAGGACTTTGGGGTGTCGATGTTAAAGATGGGGAATATGAGCCCCCTCACCGGGCCTGTTGGGGAGATCCGAATGGACTGCAGGAAGGTGAATTAG
- the LOC105044788 gene encoding protein NRT1/ PTR FAMILY 5.1 yields the protein MENKGYTQDGSVDLRGRPVLASQTGRWRACAFLVGYEAFERMAFYGVASNLVVYLTTELHEDTVSSVRSANNWSGSVWITPILGAYIADTYFGRFWTFTISSLIYVLGMILLTMAVSLKTLRPTCTNGVCNKATPSQIAFFYASLYVMAIGAGGTKPNISTFGADQFDDFDPHERKLKVSFFNWWMFSSFLGGLMATLGLVYIQENLGWGLGYGIPTAGLMLSLLIFYLGTPNYRHKVRKTESPAKEIIKVCAAAFSNRRLVLPNDPAQLYELEPQHYIITGKRRVHHTSAFRFLDKAALKERPRPCTVTQVEETKLVLGMSIIWLATLIPSTIWAQVNTLFVKQGTTLDRSLGHGFQIPAASLGSFVTISMLLSVPIYDRFFVPFMRRRTGNPRGITLLQRLGIGFGFQVLATTVASLVELHRMHAINSHHANGPKDIVPMSIFWLLPQYILLGIGDVFNAIGLLEFFYDQSPEDMQSLGTTFFTSGIGVGNFLNSLLVTVVDKLTRRVGGKSWIGNNLNDSHLDYYYGFLMAISAINLAVFIWISSRYNYKKETLEVTERKVLCVQMDGKVMDAPPATLGLQV from the exons ATGGAGAACAAGGGCTACACACAGGATGGCTCTGTTGATCTCCGGGGGCGACCCGTTCTTGCTTCCCAAACCGGGAGGTGGAGGGCTTGTGCCTTCCTAGTAG GCTATGAAGCATTTGAAAGGATGGCCTTCTATGGTGTAGCCTCAAATCTGGTGGTCTATTTGACAACCGAACTGCACGAGGACACGGTCTCGTCGGTGAGGAGTGCTAACAACTGGTCAGGTTCGGTTTGGATCACACCGATCCTTGGAGCCTACATCGCCGATACCTACTTCGGCCGATTCTGGACCTTCACTATTTCGTCTCTCATCTATGTCTTG GGCATGATCCTCTTGACAATGGCAGTTTCCCTCAAGACTTTGAGGCCAACATGCACCAACGGGGTCTGCAACAAGGCAACACCATCCCAGATTGCCTTCTTCTATGCTTCCCTCTACGTTATGGCCATTGGAGCTGGGGGGACCAAGCCCAACATATCGACATTCGGCGCCGACCAGTTCGATGACTTCGACCCCCACGAGAGGAAGCTAAAGGTCTCCTTCTTCAACTGGTGGATGTTCAGTAGCTTCTTGGGGGGCCTCATGGCCACCCTTGGCCTCGTTTACATCCAGGAGAACCTTGGGTGGGGTCTCGGCTACGGCATCCCCACCGCAGGGCTCATGCTGTCCCTCCTCATCTTTTACTTGGGCACGCCGAATTATAGGCATAAGGTCAGGAAGACTGAGAGCCCAGCGAAGGAGATAATAAAAGTTTGTGCCGCTGCTTTCTCTAATCGAAGGCTTGTCCTACCCAATGACCCGGCGCAGCTCTACGAGCTCGAGCCGCAGCATTATATCATCACCGGAAAGCGGCGAGTGCATCACACTTCTGCTTTCAG gtTTCTAGACAAGGCAGCACTGAAAGAGCGACCCAGACCCTGCACGGTGACCCAGGTGGAGGAGACCAAGCTGGTCCTCGGCATGAGCATCATCTGGCTGGCCACCCTCATCCCCAGCACCATCTGGGCCCAGGTCAACACTCTGTTCGTCAAGCAAGGCACCACCCTAGACCGAAGCCTCGGCCATGGCTTCCAGATCCCCGCCGCATCTCTCGGTAGCTTCGTCACCATCTCCATGCTCCTCTCCGTCCCCATCTACGACCGCTTCTTCGTCCCCTTCATGCGCCGCCGCACCGGCAACCCCCGAGGCATCACCCTCCTGCAGCGTCTCGGCATCGGCTTCGGCTTCCAAGTTCTCGCCACCACGGTTGCCTCCCTGGTAGAGCTCCATAGAATGCATGCCATCAACTCACACCATGCCAACGGCCCCAAGGACATCGTCCCCATGAGTATATTCTGGCTGCTCCCCCAGTACATCTTGCTAGGCATCGGCGACGTTTTCAACGCCATCGGATTGCTCGAATTCTTCTACGATCAGTCCCCTGAGGACATGCAGAGCTTGGGGACGACGTTCTTCACCAGCGGCATCGGCGTCGGGAACTTTCTAAATAGCCTTCTGGTGACCGTGGTTGATAAGTTGACGAGGAGAGTTGGAGGGAAGAGCTGGATTGGGAACAACTTGAATGACTCCCACCTGGACTACTACTATGGATTCTtgatggctatctcggccatcaATCTCGCCGTCTTCATCTGGATTTCCAGCAGATACAACTACAAGAAGGAGACGTTGGAGGTGACGGAGAGGAAGGTGCTGTGCGTCCAGATGGATGGCAAGGTTATGGATGCTCCCCCAGCTACTCTAGGGTTGCAAGTGTga